The Malassezia restricta chromosome VI, complete sequence genome segment ACGAACGTCGGCCATGGACCCGGGGTATCGACGGTTATTCTGTCGATATCACGGCTCCGACTGACTTCCCACTTCGTGCTGATGACGTAGACTATCAGCTCGATGAGGGGTATGAATGGATCGAGGGAGAAAATTGGAGAATTGACTGGGGTGGGGCTTGGAGCTCCGTGGGTGTGGATGATCATGGCTACGTGTACACGGACGCATCGTGGTGCCATCCAGCACCCTATGCCTATGGAACTGATGAATCTGCGCCCAAGTCACCATTTTATTGGTCACAGGATGAAGATGACAATCAATCTACCGACATGGACTCTGACATAAGTGCTCTAGCCGTTacacgacgccgacgctGGCTTCGCCGTGCAGTGCGTGTGAAAAACCCTGGGTCATCGAAATGTGGAGTGACACCGAAGGGGACTTGACGCATCAAGCGAAAATCGCGGCTACTCCCGGTCCGACAGTGTGCCAGATGCACGTGCCACGATCGGCGATTTCCGCCTATACTTGGCCACTTGCGTGCCACCTATTTAAAAGGGACGATCAAAGGCTCCCTGGTTCCAGATTACCATGACCGTGACGTGGGAGAAGCCCCAACTGTCGGAATCGCACGCTAATGTCATTCGTGCTACTTTGCCCCTGGTAGGTGAGCATATCAATGAAATTACTAGTCTATTCTACAAGACTATGTTTCAGAATCACCCTGACTTGATCAAGGACCTCTTCAATCGTGGAAACCAAAAACAGGGCGCCCAACAAAAGGCCCTGGCTGCTTCGGTAGCTGTATTCGCCTCAAAGCTTGTGAGTGAAAACGAGGGGCTCCCCGCTCATCTTTTCTCGCGCATTGGACACAAGCACGCTGCATTGGGTATCACGGCGGACCAGTACCAAATCGTGCACGATAACTTATTTTATGCCATTGTCCAAGTACTTGGTGCTGATACGGTGACTGCGGAAGTTGCTGAGGCTTGGGACCGTGTCTATTGGCTCATGGCCGACATGCTCATCAAGTTTGAGAAAGGACTTTACGATGAGGCGGGTGTCGAACCTGGTAAGGTGTTCCGCCAGGTCAAGGTTGTTCAGTCTGACAAGTTGACCGACGATGTAACTTTATTCAGCATCGAAAGCACTGATGCGTCCAAGCCGTTACCAGCTCATAAGCCGGGTCAATACATTTCCGTGCGTGCTCGTCTACCAGATGGCGCAGGCCAGCTGCGTCAGTATAGTCTCGTGGATGACGGTGTCAAAGCAGGTCGTCTAAGCTTTGCTGTCAAGGCTGTCAGCGCCACCGAAAGTGCACCAGCAGGTGAAGTATCGAACTGGCTTTCAGAAAATGCCCGGGTTGGTACGGAGCTTGAGGTGTCACTGCCATTTGGCGATCTGGTGTTGGATACCGCGAGCTCCGCACCTGTGGTGCTTGTTTCTGCCGGTATTGGTGCTACCCCTATGATGGGCATGCTTTCGCGCCTTGTGCACGACAAGTCTGAGCGCCAGATCATTGTTCTTCACGTCGATAAGTCAGCTGCTACGGACGCGTTCGCTTCGCAGGCCAAGCAGCTCGTTTCGAAGCTCTCCAACTGCCGCTTCCATTCTTGGTATGCAGAGGGCACTTCTGATGACACTACGACTATCGGTGAGAAGCTCAACCTCGGCAAAGAATCCTTGCCAAAGGATGCACTCGTGTACCTTTGCGGCTCGACAGAATTTCTTCAGGCGGCTGCCAAGGATCTGAAGGAAACTGGCATTCCTGAGGACAATGTGCAATTCGAGCTTTTCACGCCAAACGATTGGCTCATTAGTTGATAGACGTTTTATGCGCATCCAAGTAATAGTCCTAGCGCCACCTCTCATATTGCAATGTATAATAACTGAGCTACGACATCGTCCACCGTCGCTTTCAAGTTCCTCCCACTCGTACATATCAGCTAATATTGCTATTCTATATCCAGCCAGTAACATGCTGTATCTTTTTTGAATTATATGAACAGAATATGATCATTTAATCATCGAAGGTCATTTTCTTACCCGTAGAAGGGGCAATGGCTCCAGAACGGGCACTTCCTGATGCAGAGCGGGCACCACCGGCACGTCCTCCCCAACCGCTGTCGCGAGGACGACCAGTATGACCACCTCGAGGTGCGCCACGCGAGGAGTTGCTGTTATCACGCTTACCAGCAAAGTCAATGCGAATGGGACGGCCGCCCAAAGCTTGACCATTCATGGCTTCCAGTGCCTTGGCTGCATTTTCTTCTGAGGTGAACTCCACATACCCAAAGCCTTTGGGACGACCAGACTCGATCTCTTTGGGAAGACGAACACCCGCTACCTCACCAAACTCGGCAAATGCGTTCCAAACATCGTCTTCTGTCAATGCCCAAGCGAGACCGCCGATAAAGAGGGTGTTGGAAGGTGCACTCAGCTCATCCTTAAAATGTTTGGCCCGAGATTCGACACGCTCCTGAGGGCCGCGAGGAGGCTGCAGATCCACACGAAGAGCACGACCATCGAGTTCTTTACCATGAGCTTCCTTCGAAGCGCGAAGCGCTTCAGCCGATGAGGCAAAGTCGACGTATCCAAAGCCGCGGCTACGACCGGAGTCACGATCGCATTGCACTCGTGCATCAAGTACGGTGCCGTATTGCTCGAATTCACTCTTGAGCCAGTCATTGTCAACATTCCAGCTCAACTGGCCAACCCACAGGGTCTTGATTCCTGTGTCTTCCGACTGATCGACTTTGGACTTTTTCGTGGTTTTCTGCTCTTCCATTTCATCTgacttgcgcttcttgttGACACTAGTCTTCTTGGACTCTGTATTCTTGTCCGACTCAGATTCAGAGTCGGAATCcgagtctgagtctgagtctgagtctgagtctgagtctgagtctgagtctgagtctgagtctgagtctgagtctgagtctgagtctgagtctgagtctgagtctgagtctgagtctgagtctgagtctgagtctgagtctgagtctgaggATTCAGATGAGTCCGAATCCTCGTCTGAGTCAGAGCTTTCTTGCTTTTCCGAGTCCTCTTCTTCAGAGTCATCCGAATCGTCCGAGTCAGAACTCTCAGACTTATCTGAGACCTTCTTGTCATCATCGTCAGAATCGTCATCGTCAGAGTCGTCAGAATCATCAGAATCTGAGTCGTCAGAGTCATCAGAGTTAGATTCTTCAGAGTCGTCAGAATCAGAGTCATCAGAGTCCTCTGAATCGTCAGAATCAGAGTTCTTAGACTTTTCTTTCGGTACATTCTTTTCATTGTCCTCCGAGTCATCGGAATCAGAGTCATCAGAGTCCTCCGAATCGTCAGAGTCGTCAGAGTCAGAGCTCTCAGACTTTTGCTTAGATGATTTCGTTTCATTGTCATTTGAATCATCGGAATCAGAGTCATCAGAGTCATCAGAGCTTTCTGAATCATCTGACGATTCTGATGAGTCAGAGTCGTCAGAATCATCTGAATCTTCAGATTCCGAGCTTTGTTGCTTCTTTTCAGAGGGGTTTGCGTCATCGTCAGAGTCATCAGAGTCGGAATCTGACTCCGAACTCGAGTCTGACTCATCTTTGACATTCTTTTTTGATTCATCGCCCTTGTTTGAgtcgtccgagtcgctcgaGTCTTCTTCTGAATCATCTTCTGAGTCGTCATCTGAGTCGTCCGAGTCACTAGATTCGTCAGAATCATCAGAATCATCAGAGTTGCTAGAGCTATCAGAGTCGTCAGAGTCGTCAGATTCCGAGTCTTCTGAATCAGATGAGTCTTCGTCCATAGGCTCGGGCTTTTTCGACTTTTTAGAGCTCTTCTCAGCAGGAGAAGAAGCCTTCTTTATTCCTTTCTCTTCATTCTTCGGCTTAACGTCGCTTTTAGGCGCGGCTTTTGCCGACACAGCGGCAGATTTGTCTTTTGTGCCCATCTTGAAACGAAGATGACGGCGATGAAGCAAAAAATTTTCGACAGATACTTTTTTTCAAGAAAAATATTCGTATGATGACTA includes the following:
- a CDS encoding nitric oxide dioxygenase, with translation MTVTWEKPQLSESHANVIRATLPLVGEHINEITSLFYKTMFQNHPDLIKDLFNRGNQKQGAQQKALAASVAVFASKLVSENEGLPAHLFSRIGHKHAALGITADQYQIVHDNLFYAIVQVLGADTVTAEVAEAWDRVYWLMADMLIKFEKGLYDEAGVEPGKVFRQVKVVQSDKLTDDVTLFSIESTDASKPLPAHKPGQYISVRARLPDGAGQLRQYSLVDDGVKAGRLSFAVKAVSATESAPAGEVSNWLSENARVGTELEVSLPFGDLVLDTASSAPVVLVSAGIGATPMMGMLSRLVHDKSERQIIVLHVDKSAATDAFASQAKQLVSKLSNCRFHSWYAEGTSDDTTTIGEKLNLGKESLPKDALVYLCGSTEFLQAAAKDLKETGIPEDNVQFELFTPNDWLIS
- a CDS encoding nucleolin — protein: MGTKDKSAAVSAKAAPKSDVKPKNEEKGIKKASSPAEKSSKKSKKPEPMDEDSSDSEDSESDDSDDSDSSSNSDDSDDSDESSDSDDSDDDSEDDSEEDSSDSDDSNKGDESKKNVKDESDSSSESDSDSDDSDDDANPSEKKQQSSESEDSDDSDDSDSSESSDDSESSDDSDDSDSDDSNDNETKSSKQKSESSDSDDSDDSEDSDDSDSDDSEDNEKNVPKEKSKNSDSDDSEDSDDSDSDDSEESNSDDSDDSDSDDSDDSDDDDSDDDDKKVSDKSESSDSDDSDDSEEEDSEKQESSDSDEDSDSSESSDSDSDSDSDSDSDSDSDSDSDSDSDSDSDSDSDSDSDSDSDSDSDSDSDSDSESESDKNTESKKTSVNKKRKSDEMEEQKTTKKSKVDQSEDTGIKTLWVGQLSWNVDNDWLKSEFEQYGTVLDARVQCDRDSGRSRGFGYVDFASSAEALRASKEAHGKELDGRALRVDLQPPRGPQERVESRAKHFKDELSAPSNTLFIGGLAWALTEDDVWNAFAEFGEVAGVRLPKEIESGRPKGFGYVEFTSEENAAKALEAMNGQALGGRPIRIDFAGKRDNSNSSRGAPRGGHTGRPRDSGWGGRAGGARSASGSARSGAIAPSTGKKMTFDD